GTAACATGGAAtgtattacattataaatttccAGAGGATCTTGCTGTATGTCAGCAACTGAATTTGTAACTCGTTGGGTTAATTCTTCACGTGTACTTACTGCTTATATGTACACCTTCTGTTTTAGCGTTCTCCATAAGTAGAAGTCGAGAAGTTTTAGCGTTCCCCATAACAAGAAGTCACATTCAATATTTGCTTATAATATCGTAACAAAGCgtttataaacaaacttcGTCTAACATTTTTGTCTTGTTTTCACTTGTAGATCATGCTCTTGTAATCTTGGCGGAAAAGTGGGAAACACCGTGCACAGAAAATATATGATGTAAAAGTCTCCACGAAAAacaaggcacggagattcgaatccacgatcctcggatccatagtcgaccgctttacttACATGACCAATCCCGCACCCTATAATTCGTGTTCTTGTTTGACTCGTTATTCTTGAGTATGGGGGGCGCGatactacaatatatttcttttaacagCTTTCTCTACTTTCACAGTCAACGtcgtaataagaaaatatgtcTATCGCCACcgtataaaattagaaattatgtCGAGAGTTAATTTTTCGCTCCCTCgctgttcatttttaaactgaaCGCCTGCGACTTCTTTGAAATTGTGCTTTCTAAAATCGTTGAAAAACATTGCTTCCCGGCTATTCGTCTTTTGCGATCGATCCCGATCCGATTTAATGTACCTGTTGAATGCGTTGTTTCAGAAATCCACGGCTGGACTTTGCGGATGACTTCTACAGCATATTAAACGACGTCGCGAATAAAACGGACAATTTACCAGCGGGAATGACGATCGACAGCATCGCGGGACCATGGATCAATCGAGATAGAGTGCCTTTGGTCACGGCCATTCGCGATTATGAAACTAAAACGATTATACTTAACCAGGTACGTGTACCTGCATTCGTAATCTTATCGAACAAAAGCGGTTTCCCCCCAGGGTCGTAAAAACCGAAACAATGACGTGATTTTCCCACGGATAAAGCCCCGTCTTGGAGGAAACACTGTGCAGAATTTATTCGTGAGCTGTTCGAATCAAGCTCCTTCTGCATAGTCTCGGATGGAATAGTAGATCAGTagttttggaaaattttcaaatgcgcacaattatattaaacattctaTAAAATCCAACAGGATCGAGTGCGCGTCGTGTTATCTGGCATCTGGCCGACATAACGTTATCAATTGATCATCCAAACAACAAAACTACAGCGATTTGTCCTCGATCCactaatgaaataattaatcattcaAACCGTGAAATTACTGTAATATGTTTGTGTCGAATTAATTCATCCTAGCTATTCGTTCAAATATTctcaaactttatttttatatcttacGACATTCGGTACATTTGCACATTTTCgtactttataaaaattgcatatttTCTACGTGCATGTGAACACACATCGTTGCATTCttctataaaagaaaagaaatctttttcgATGAAACCTAAAGCTACATGTAAGTGTGAACTAAACCGGACGGATGTGCAATTTCTCAAACGGGCAGGATAATTGAATGAAAAGATGTCTGCCCTtgaagatagaaaaaaaataccgGCTATCTTTAGAAAACCTATTGcagtcatttttaattaagtatactgcaatcgaaataaaaattccacgagTGATATAACCTTGATTGTGAGTCAAATTTACATATCGTCGTCCGTACAGCTTTGAAGAGATTACTTTAACCAGTATCCAAATTCCTGAGATTgcgttattcgaatatcgtTAAAGAAacgatcaaataaataaatatttacattaaatacataattaacgATAGTGTCAACTTTCTATTGATCTTCATCTATCGtctaattgtttttttattaatgtaattaaccATAATATGTACGTACATGGTGTGTACGTACGGAGCTGCATACTTACTTaatgtattacattattaatgaACACGTTTATAGAAAGTCTATCTCAGAGAAGCTCCGCCAGCCTCCACTGCTAGAGTTTCCTATCAGTGGGACATACCAATAGTCATGATGTCGCAAGACAAATTAGAATTTCACAAGCCGTGTCCTTTATGGTTGACAAAGGCAGATGAACCGAAAAATTTCACTATCCCGGACATCGCcgacgaaaacaattttatcatcGTGAATCCTGAGGAAATAGGTACgtagaaacgaagaaatttataattaaacgttttatgtcttcgtttgaaaaagttattaaatgtatatttataaaatacaaacaagaAATACAGCAATCACGAAATCGTTCGAACTGCtgcaattaatataatatttcaatgaaaatgtatatacagggtgttcaggctattactagccaacgtttttcttgtaaatgGTACAcatgacaaaaaaaatgaaagaggaaaaatttatactgttttttgtgtgcaatgtaaccaggtatatagatctttcgtatttgtactACTTTCTGAGAATTGAAGGTGGCCTTCAGTGTTTCaaatggaatggtatatttcttgtacaaaaatatgatagagtatcgaattctaaataataaagtatcgaCCTTTATTAGTCCTGAACCTAATcggtaacgagtaatttcactttattacttgaaaatgttCTTAACGTAATATCAGATGGAGATTCAAACAAGTGTACTACGAATtcttcgtaaatttttttaaaatatcaacttaTAGAGGATGATGAGACaaaactttttcatatttacaatttatttatagcacgcttagtttcgataataaaaattgaaaagttaaaagttcgttggaaaaattgaattttaggaaaaaaGTCTGtataagttttcaatttttatctatgaaactaaacgtcgtataaGTGaaccataaatataaaaaagtttcgttttgtcattctctataaggtgatattttttttaaattcgatagttcgactgttgttttattcttctttaagacaacagcaacaagATCAGACCATTAAGAGATCTCAAGAAAAGggtcttttaagtttttaatatttgtttttgtaactAAGCGTCCTTtgaacaaattgtaaatataaaaaagttccgtcttctcattccctataagcttatatttgtttaaaattcacaaCTCTACGCCTCTCAGAATTTCCAGGAAAAATCGTCCTGCGGTCAAAGAGATAATAATGATTAAGAATACGTATCGAAGTTTTACATATAAAACTTGTATCAAATTTGATGACGCGTATATAGTATTTGTAAAAGACAAATCATACATCCTCAAATAAGATCGCAAATACGATCGTAAATcgagataaataattttgcagGAATATTCCCGGTGAACTACGATTCTTGCAATTGGGAAATGCTATCGCAATTTTTGCAAGGTCCCAATCGTGAAAAGATTCCCGTTCTAACGAGAGCGAAACTCTTGCACGACTCGTGGAATTTAGCGTACGCTGGAGAGCTCTGCTTTGAAATCGCATTGGACATGACACTCTTcttgaaaaaggaaaggagCCACGTGGTTTGGGAACCCATGTTCATGATGATCGATCATATTGGAAGACGTATCGAGGGATCCGATGTTTATCCTAAATTTGAGGTAAACTTAACGCTTACTTCCTCCAACGTGTCTCGTTTACTAAGTCATGCcgtaaatttgtttgcaattaTATTGGGTTACCGTGAAACAATGAGAGAAAATTATtgccatttttaattaatacaaatcgTTTGAAGCAGAAGGCACCCGTgctaaaaatgtttacaaatttcacaaaCATACAGTACTTGACAAACGATACACcgaaaagtttgaatttttgtcgaaataaaatttaaatttacatttttattatttaatttcgagtTCTACGACGTCGTGgcgaattttcttcgattacgATTGACGAGAAACCAATATGTATCTCACTATTACTGCTTCAGGCGTATATTCGCAGCTTACTAGAGCCTTTATCTGCGGAACTTGAAGAAACCATGCAACCTACCGAACCATCTTGGAAAACTCACATGCGTGGTTTAACTAAAAACTTCCTCTGTCGTGCTGGTTACGAACCATGCGTTGCCGAAGCAAGAAATCGATACAAGAAATGGCTAACCGACGAGGATCCGGATAAAGGAAATCCGTTCGTATTTTCCCTATTCGATTTTTgtctttattttaacatcgATAAACTCCGTAAATACAATCGATCAGAATATTATCGTTGTttagtttcaaatatttcaaatattttcttctctgtGACAGGATTAACATTTCAgtatttacagaatttttaattttttctatgaCAAATACTCCgccaaaaattgaatataaaattagacAAAATATCCATACCTATAGGTTTAACAATGCATTAATTTAGTGTTAGCGAAAGCCAACATACACGATAGTTCTctcgaattttaattcaaattctcttgaaattcttttgaattttttgtcaGGATAAAAATCCAGACTTCCATCAATGGTCGTTTTATGACGAGTCTCCAAACGTTGGTTGGCCACGATATGTTACGAACGTCACAGTCCGTTAAATAGAATTCttatattaatagaattatattttttgattttctaGAGTAGCCAATGAAGTTCTTTGTCCGGTGTTCAAATGGGGTACCGACGCAGAGTGGGAATTTGGACTTCAGCGTGTAATAAACTTTCCACAGAATAGTCCAGAGAGGAAACAAAATGAACGCACGTATCTATTAAAATCCCTAGCTGGTTGTCCTCAAAATaccaataaaattgaaaggtaCCGAGTTTTTCtacattatacaatattttctttgtttttccatttttattcaacatagAGCACATTTGTTTTTTACATACCTACAAACAACAActtataaattagaaaatatctaTGTTTATCACTTACAAGAATTCGTATGTAGGTACAAGaagaatcgatatttttaataattttatgaaagaatTTACGATTTAAAAGAGATgttattccatttttattcaacatagagcacatttattttttacataccTACAAACAACAGTTTATAAATTCCAAACTTTCTATGTTTGTCAATTACAAAAGTTCATATGTATCATACATAAATCGACGAAAAAAACatgataaattatacatatattgaagTATCCTAAAGTATTCGTAATATTTGGGAATAAAATAGAACAGACTATTggatatcattattttttaaaccaaaCATATCCTCGAATAACGACGCTTAATCTACAATACataaacgaaacttttatataaatattacttacGCGTTAACCAACGCGTAATACGATCTTCTAACTGTACCcgatgaatattattaatgttaataataacacCGCAGATTGTTGAACGTGACGATATTGGACCAAAATGGGAACTTTACGGACTCTGACATTCAGTTGATCTTCACTATGTTAACCGGTGGGACGGCTGGGTACACGACTCTCTTCAATTTCTTGAACGACCATTGGGACACTGTAAAAGAGAGATTTAAGACCAAGAAGCATCTCTGGGATGGCATAATAAATTCGGCAACGTCCTCGTTCAACACTCAAGAAGGTTTAGACATGGTTAACGATTTGTACATGGACCGCAACGAGGAATTCGACACGGCCAAGCATATTATTCAAGACGCTCTCATAATCATCaaggaagaaacaaaatggAGCGAAAAGAATCTTCCGGTGATCGATGATTGGCTCACTAAAAATTTGCCGGAAGAAGAATTACTAAAAATTTGCTCAAAGAATAAGCTAAATCCTGGAACAAATCCACCACCACCGCaatgatttttattgtaagataaaaaagaatcgttcgatttaatttggaaaatggaTACAAAACACAAACAACGTAGatagacaaaataatttacaaatttccgaagcgttttttttttaagttataTTCCGTAATGAGTTTCCAATGGTTGGGGTTTTAGGTACACGAataattttcagtttattGTCATTactgttattaataaatagatcTACTAGATGAAAATACACTGTAAttgaaattacgaaaatgtaCAAAGCTCTTCGGATATCGTTAAAGTTTGATTATAATATGGATTTATAGtctacattttgtttatttatcataGACACAGAACTTTTGCAAATCTGTAACTGctgcaaaatatttatacaatatttgaGTCCATAGAAAAAGTAATATAGTTGCGTTAATTGCGAATGATAAAAGTCTAATAAGTTTTTCTAATGTTACAGAttctgtttcaatttttatttgttgtttataCCAGCTTAATTGTTGTCGAAATGATTAGAATATTCAGAGTAATGTAATAAATCTAAGATTACAAATAGtcgagttattttatttttaacccctataaacatttctaatatttctaatagaaacttattaaaGACAAAGTGTTAAATCGTTTTGGCTTTAAGGGGgtagtctggtccagctaatgtatttttctaatgcatataatttccagatataattagtttttggcattgaaactttttttacatataaagggacgttgaaaaaagaaaatttgacagtgtagatttaatttgaatgtgtaCATGTATAGATAACTAGTCACAAAACATCTGATAggtaaaatcagaaaatttttttctttagtaggtacgtaaaatgcgtatgaatctcaatttgcaaaaaaaaattgttaattggaGAAATGGcggcaaaaaacatgaaaatgaacgatacatgttggccgttattttgcaataactttatgctataataataattcattaagagtcgaAGTTCATAcgcatataaacttaattaccttcaatttaagcattgaatcaagtgaatcggataaaaatttgatgagCTATGGGTCCCACCGTTTtcaccgaatcctttccttgcgactactatatctatgtatatgtatatgtatatgtatatgtatacattcaaattaaatctacactgtcaaattttcttctttcaacgTCCCTTTACATATAAaacaagtttcaataacaaaaattaattatacctggaaattatatgcattagaaaaatacattagctggaccagactccccccttaatatagaatattaattaaacttatAAGAAATTGCGTAGAatacaatattcatttatgttctttatatattgttatagTTGCATTTTCAAAcggaaatgcatattttttgttgcGTAGATTGAATCATTTCGTTATTCTgcgaaaaaaaagtattagggtaaagtggtaaaaaaatcattagttAGTTATAAGACCGCAATTTCCAACAATAACAAAAGATCACTATAATTATGTAATGAAAACAGTTAAAAAGCGTTCTATAAAATGCGTAAAAAGTAATGGAGAAGCGTTTGAGTATTTCTTCATTACAgataattgtttaaagtatctGGAAACTAATCAttttgttaacactttatcctAATACTTTCCGATGTCAGTGTATACTACAGTCTGTACTGGTCTATACTAATAGTTTGGTGATcacattgtatttttatagagaCGAAACTCAGTCATTTTTTTAGGCCCGATTCATGATTCTTAATGCGGATGCGTCTTCTTAGAAGCATCACCGTGAACCATCGTGAACATAGTTACCTGGGCCGGCAttgggggggagggggggcaACCGTCCGGGGCGCCAAATTTTTGGGGGCGTCGCAGTTCGGTGTCCCTAATATACGAATATACCGATATACAGGatatcccaaaaatgttgtaacaccttgaaaggggtggttcgggtggagatttgaaacaactttttccttagcgaaaatgttgtctgagacttcgttgaggagatattaaccgaaaacactgaccattcagagcgcgcgtataccgttggagcgcctgcggtagcgtatgagcgcggccgcctatcgcgtagcctacgttcaaccggcatactcgcgctctgattggtcggggttttcgtttaatatctccttaacaaagcctcggacattttcgctaagaaaaaagttgtttcaaatcacctcccgaaccacccctttcaatgacctctaacatttttgggacaccctgtatataccccTGAAGGGgcgccacgataatcttgccttgggcgccaatattgctaaaatcGGCCCTGATAGCTACCATACCTTGGcaatattaattgtaacgTGTGGTTAAATTAGAAACGAGATTCAAACACGAACTTGGCCATTCCACcataaatttccattaatcTATACTAAACAATACATCTATTACGTCACGGTTCACGTATATTGCAAAGTGCGTTTCGATTTTCAATTGGTGGATTAAAGTCACCAATGTCTTCCAACCAATCACAAGTCACTGTGCCTCTGTGACGCGCTGACGCGTTTTGACTTGACTAGTGTAGTAGAAGTGTACAACATCGGAAGAACGTACTTCTAAGCCAAGGTAGAGCATCTATATTGCGATATGAGATGGCTAATTTTTGAGTTTCGTTTACGTCCtgtttttgtacattttaacgCTTTAATAGGCAAATGTTGTATAAAATCATCGATCTTACGAACCGACACTCGCGGTGGTGTTTGATGAAActcaatagaaaatgtataagCGCGCGACATCATTATTCGTCGTCGAACAGAACTAATCGCACACATTTAACCAAAGGTTTCAGtgctttttttaa
This portion of the Hylaeus volcanicus isolate JK05 chromosome 4, UHH_iyHylVolc1.0_haploid, whole genome shotgun sequence genome encodes:
- the LOC128874999 gene encoding aminopeptidase N-like isoform X2, with amino-acid sequence MRWIASIAGLFLILALPQNTEAFPRSQWKRTIGPPRLLFYNLREGTLLKTPTSYHLELEPFIGDNKYNGRVKVNVTWMDTSNVIALHVQPDLTITDCNVRIVEPSLEEREKGLPLMDVRVTHVEPPDSREPFFVFHLERMLEAGSSCEVSMSFTGSLATNETTGFFKREYVNFNGEKHPIVAMNLKDSHVRRVFPCMDEPFYKATFKLSVLRPKNMTALSSTPLEKSTEANGMPDLIWDHFEKTPQLSTYQLGLLVSDFVSISPTKEMNEMNGRKLEIKVWGPKENLEALKDVPDKVVKIMNYLQEYFNNSIISPKLDLVAVPSYGSARSDSWGLMLFEDSELSRPSLWNTAYELIYQWIGQYTTTSMWRDNRVKKALNSFLASMTTVDINPDEMEGKWPMTMLYSLYYEFGKTMPFSRVAGIRNEATSAKMELVLRMFNYTLGKELFQEGVRNFLGHEPKENPRLDFADDFYSILNDVANKTDNLPAGMTIDSIAGPWINRDRVPLVTAIRDYETKTIILNQKVYLREAPPASTARVSYQWDIPIVMMSQDKLEFHKPCPLWLTKADEPKNFTIPDIADENNFIIVNPEEIGIFPVNYDSCNWEMLSQFLQGPNREKIPVLTRAKLLHDSWNLAYAGELCFEIALDMTLFLKKERSHVVWEPMFMMIDHIGRRIEGSDVYPKFEAYIRSLLEPLSAELEETMQPTEPSWKTHMRGLTKNFLCRAGYEPCVAEARNRYKKWLTDEDPDKGNPVANEVLCPVFKWGTDAEWEFGLQRVINFPQNSPERKQNERTYLLKSLAGCPQNTNKIERLLNVTILDQNGNFTDSDIQLIFTMLTGGTAGYTTLFNFLNDHWDTVKERFKTKKHLWDGIINSATSSFNTQEGLDMVNDLYMDRNEEFDTAKHIIQDALIIIKEETKWSEKNLPVIDDWLTKNLPEEELLKICSKNKLNPGTNPPPPQ